The Bacteroidia bacterium DNA window AGAAGTTTTTTGATTTGTTAGAAAATGTATTAAAAACGCTGTCTAATCGTGATTTTAGCAAGTTTAATGAGAAATATATCAAAGTTGTGATGATGTCGTATTGGATTGTATCGGATGTGTTTGAGGTAAAGAGTGAGGAGGAATTAGGAGGTGGAGGTTATGCGGATATTTTGTTAGTCAGGAAGCCGCAAGTAACCAAGTTGCATCATGAGTATGTGATAGAGTTAAAGTATTTGAAGAAAGCGGAGGGACAAGAGTTAGAGAGAGTAAAATCAGAAGCTAGAACTCAAATTTTGAAGTATTATTATCAAGATAAAGGTCTGCAAAGTAAGCCATATTTGCACTTGTTGGTTGTAGTGTGTGTAAAAGATAAATTGCATGTAGAAGAAGTAGAATTATCTGCGTGAGGCATGCGGAGGGTGGGCGTTAGCCCAGTGCGAAGCGAAGCGTAGCACCGAAGCGAAAGCGTAGCCCGTAGCACGCCGACCTTGCCCACACAAGCGCAAGCGAAGTGTGGGCAAGGGCACGCCCAAAAAAATAAAATCTTATCTTTTACCTTCAATAATAGCTATCTCTTCCTGCGTCAAATCATATAACTGATACACTAAACTGTCTATCTCCCGCTCGTACTCCAAAGTATTGGCTTTGCTGTTTTGCTTGCGAAGATATATGACTTGTTCTACTAATGTTTCTAACTTTTTGACAATATTTTTGTTTTGCTCGGTAACCAAAGGAATAGGAAGCTGCTCCAAAAAAGCTTTTTTATACCTAAAACCACTTTCACCTAAACCACCTCCTGCATACCAAGACTTAAAGAAAAATGAGGTAGCATAACTATTAAGCATGCCACATAAATATCTGAGGTTATTCCCTGTCATTAAAAAGCTTGTAGCTTCAACGAAAAAGCCTTCTGTATCATAGTAAAATTGGGGGCTTCTTACAATTTCAGCCCATACCACTTTCTCTTTTTCAAATTCAGGGTAGTAAGTTGCTGCTGCTCTTTGCAGAGCATACCACTCATATCTAATTCCTGTTTCTGCTTTGTTACGTTGGTATAGTGCTTCTTTGAAGTTAAGAAAGTGATTGTAAAGAACAGGAAAATTCTTTTGAAACTCCACTTCGGCTTTTTGGCTTGCTCCTTCTATACTTGGGTCTTCATGTAGAGGAAAGTGCCAGGGTATGAAAATTATCCACAATTCTGCCCATTCGTAATAATAGCGTTTGATGTCTCGCCCGCGTAAGATGGGCTTAATTATACTTTGAGTACGTTCGCGTTCTTCTTGGGTTTTGCATTGGTCTAATATGGCTTCTCGCTGCGCCGTAGTAATGATAAAAGCTTCATTTAAGCCTGTTTTAATTCCATAATAGATATTTATATCCCAGTTTTTTAAGGGTTTTCCTATGTTTTCAATTTTTTGTTTAAGCCTTTGCTCTACGGAAGAACCGATAAACCATGCGTCTTTGGTCAAGGTATTGAGGACAACGGCATTTTGTTGCACTTGTTGGTGTATGGTTTGAGCATCTGTTTTTTGGAGGTTTAGGGCTAAGAGATGAAATTTTTGGGGTTTATGGTTTTGGATAAGTAGGATATTAGTATCTACGGTAGCACTTTCGAATACACCAGGACCTAAGTCAATGAGTAAAATGGGGTTAAATTGAGTGAAGAAGGAGCGGAGTTTTTGTCCATATCCTGCGCGCATCCACTTGTTAGAAGTGATATAACACAGTAACCCATTAGGTTTGAGGAGTTGGATTCCACGTTCGTAGAATAGGGTGTAAATATCGCCTGTTCGTTCGAAGGTTTTGTATTCGAAGATGATGGCATTAGTTTTTTTGTCTTTTTTAGCTTGGTATCGTTGAGCTAGTTTTCCTTGTTCTTTTTGGAGTTGAATATAAGGTGGATTTCCTATCACGATGTCGAAACCTGCGTTTAGCCCAAACATCCATTCGGGGTCAAACCAGTCATTAGAGGTATTTTGGTCGTAGGGGTCGAATTGAGCGATTTTTTGGGCGCTTTCGGTGTTCCAGTTGTCTTTTTCGAGGAGTTGCTTAATTTCTTGGCGTAGAGCTTGGTCTTGCTGTTGGAGGTCTAGTTTTTGTTTTCGGGTAGTAGCACCAAAGTATTTGAGGCGTATTTGTTTGAGTTGATTTTCTTTTTGTTCAATAATAGGATTTCGGAGTTGGGTTTGAGTGGGTTTGTGTAAAGGCAGTAAGAAATCAGCAGCGATAAATTTAGTTTCTAAGTTGGGTAGGCTTCGGATACCTAAGTTTTCTTGGTCGGGTTTTGTTTTTTGGTCAATAATTAGCGAGATAAAGAAACGGAGCTTGGCAATTTGTACGGCAATGGGTTGAATATCTACGCCATAGATACAGTTTTGAATGAGATAGAGTTTTCTACCGTAGTCGTTAGTGTTATTTTCGAAGATGTCGTTTATTTCTGCCATTCGTTGGTCGCGTAGTTCTTTGCTGTTTAGGGAGAGTACTTGTTTTAGCTCATTAAGGGCTTTTTGGGATTGGAGTTCTTTCCAATATTTATTGGAGGGGTCTATTTTTTGGAGGATATGGACGAGTTTTAGGAGTACGCCCATGAGAAAAGCACCTGATCCACAAGCTGGGTCTATAATCTTGCAGTTATCAATAGCTTGAACGATGCGAATAATTTCTGATTCTTGAAACAGGTCATTGGGGATGGGTTTGAAAGAGAGGAGTTGGTACAATCGTTGGTCTAATTGAGGGGCATCGGGTTCAAATTGTTGTTTGAGGTATTGAAATAGGGTGGCATCTACCATATAATCTACGATTTCGCGAGGGGTGTAAAAGCTACCTGTTTGTTTTCGGGCAGTGGTTTGGGTTTCGGGGTTGTAGTTGGCTAATAGGTTTTCAAATACTTTTCCGAGTAGTTCGGGGTCAAGTGCAATTTCTTCTTCAATAGGCGTGTTTTCAATAACAGTGAATTTGTAGCTTTGTAACAAGGGGATTAAGCCTTTTACTTTTCGTACAGCGCTTTGCCCGTAGTAGGAAGAGAGGTCGGCTTGCCATTCAGGTTCAAAAAAGAGAAAATCAGGTACTTTTGCCCTTTTAGCGGGATTTCTACTAAATCCATCTACATAAATTACTTTACCTTCGGAGTTCATTTTGTCTAAGCAATCGAATAAACCGCCATTGAGAAAAGGGATGTCCTTAAATAATTGAAGGACTTTATCTTCGGGAATAGTGAAAAGGTCTGCATAACGGTACAAATTTTTTACGCCGTAGTGTTCCTTATTGACGTTCAAATGGGCTTGTTTGGCAAATTTGCGTTCATCCATTTTTTGGTTGAGTGTGGCAAAGAATAAGTTTTGTAAAATGGCATTGTAGTAGATAGAGGATTGTCTGTTTTTGTTAAAGTCTTTTAGGATGCTATTAAGGAATTGGGGATTGAACAGGAATTCAGGTACAAGTTGCTTTTCTTTAAGAAACCAAACGAATATAAGTCTGGTGATTAAGCGAATGAGATGCACGGCATTAGCGTTTTGAGTATCCTGCGATAGGTCTGTGGGAAAAGAAATATGTTCCAAAGCTGCAAAATACCAGTCTGAAAGTTCTTGAAAGAATTTTTTATTGAGGGTTTCTGTACTCAGTACTTGATTCCAATGAGTATGGAGTTGGGCAAAAGTAGAAATGTTATTAGGTTTTACGAGGTCTTGAAGAATACGTATATGCCCTGCATGGGGATTTTGTACATTTATATCTCTCAAAATGGCGACTTTGCCTATTTTTTCACCTGCCCGCCAGGATTGGAGATACTGTAAGCGTTCTGTAATAGCCATAGAAAGGAAGGTGTTCCCTTCATGCATGTAACGAAGTAAAAGAAGCACAGGAACTTGTTCCGCAATCTGATTAAAAGCCCTTGCTAAATTCGCAATCTCTTTGCGCGAGGGATACTTGTTGAGTTCAAGGGCTAAAACGAATATTCCTTCGTATTTTTCATTTTGTTGGAGTAAAAGTGTGGGGTCAATAATGGTAGTGTCAAATAAGCTAGTTTGTTGAAAAATTTGGTCTTTGATAATCCCTATGATAAATAAATCCTTAATGGGTTCAAGTATCGGAGAGAAATCTGAATAACGATGTTTAAAAACCATTTCAACGGGAACAGGTTGAGCTGTGGTCTGATGTATTTCTACATTAAGTTGCTTGAATAAATCTAAGCAAGCATCAAAAAGATTAGACCGATGAAATAGAAGCAAGTTCATACTATTTAGCAGATATGTAAAACCAGTTGATTAAGTCTAATTGTTCGGGAGAGAATTTTTCTTCTAATTTTTGATTAGGTAAATTTTTGATAGAGATGGTACCTTTGAACATTTCGCCAAGCTGTTCAGCAGCAGTAGGTGCTACTTGATTTTTTAGGCAGCATAGAATAGCATTTTTTAATTTTTCTAAGAGTTGTTTATCGCCTTTTTCAATATCAGCAGGTACGTAACGCAGTTGGCTTTTGTGATGTCTAAGCAGGTGTAGTATTTCATGGTCATTGAGAAAAGTAGGGGCGTTAGGCGTACCTTCAATCGTTTGGTGCAAAAGGTAAATTTCTTGATAGGTGTGTTCAGTTTTGCCTTCGGGGCGTTTGGGATAGCCTAACACAGCTACAATGCTATCTTGGGTTAAGTTTGCCCATCTAGTATTAGATAATAGCTTAAAACCTGTGAAAATACCATTAGGCATTTTTTTGAAAATTTCTTCATTTTTCTTGAAGTAGTCAAATAATTCTTGTCGGAACTGTTCTAATGAAAAGTCATTTAAGCCTAAACTTTCCTCACTGGTTTCTACATCTTCCCAAGTAGCTTGAAGTTGTTCCAGCATTTTTTGGGTTTGTCGGGTTACTAATGGGTTCTCTTCTATTATTTTTTGGAGTTCAGGGGTTATTGTTTCTACTTCTGTTCCTACTGTGGTCATGGCAGCCATTCTATCTTCTACTCTTTTCTTTAATTGAAGGTAGTCTTCGTAGTTTTTTCCGGGCCAGAAATTAATTCCCCAAATAGTAGAATTAGGAGAACCGATTCGGTCAATGCGCCCTATTCTTTGTATTAAACGTACAGGATTCCAATGTATATCATAATTGATAACCATATCACAATCCTGCAAGTTTTGTCCTTCACTTAAACAATCTGTAGCAACTAAGACATCAATTGGATTTTGTATTTTTTCGTAAGTCTCTTTATCATGTTTTTCAATAATTTCTAACCATTGTTCATAGCTAACTTCCCATTTACCTGTGGTAGTTTTGTACTCGTCAGGTAATTGAATTTTTTCATACAATTCTGACCAATCTTTTTCTTTGTATAGTTTAGTATAGGGGGCAAAGCGCTCTAAAATAGGTTCAAATTTACTGCCTATGTAGTTATCATACGTTTGACTGATAGAACCTGAAACAAAAGCTGTGTTTTTTATGCCACGCTTTGTGAGCTGTTGATAGAGAAACTTAGCTGTATCGGTATAGGCGGTAAATATCAATACTTTTTTATTTTGACTTTCTTTTGGTTTATTTTGAATGTGCCATATTAGTCTGTCTAATTTAGGGTCATTTACTTTTCCTGCTTCAAAATCTGCTAAGTAAGCATCTAAGTTTGCTTTTAGAGATTGAAGTTTTTCAATGTCTTTTTCAAGATGTGTTTTGAATAGTGATATGTCAGTAATTTCAGATAAGTGAATAGGATTTTTCTTGCCAAGCATAAAGTGCTCTTCCTCTTCATCGGGACCATCTATTTCACTAGCCGTGTCTTCAATCTGCTCAATTTCTTCCTCACTAAACTCTTCTTCTATTGAAGCATCTATCTTAGTTTGAATAAAACGATTGACTTTATCGAGTGCATTGATATGGTGTTTGAGTATGTTTTCTACGGTAATTTTGAAAGAAAACCAGCTTGATTCTAATCGCTTGATTAAGAGAATATACATCATTTTGACTAAGAATTTTTGGCGCTGCTGTTCATCTTCTAAAATGCTTTTAGGTTTTAGATTTTTTATGTAATCAGCAGGTCTGTAAGCGGTTAGGTTAATTTTGATAGCGTCTAAAATATCATTGAAGGAGTTCAAGGTTCCGATGTGTTCTGGGGTTACAAATTCATTGATAGGGGCTTGCTTTTTAGGAAAGTTCATTTCGCCAAACTCGTTTTGAATCATTTGTCTAGTTCGGGCTACAATTAAGGTATCTGTAAGTTTTTCAAACTTTTTAGGAAGTTTAGCAATAAAGTCTGCAATGGTCTTATTTTTTAGCTTAGCCCACTGATTAAATTCTTGTTGAGCAATTCTAAATATAGCTTCAAGGCTACCTATGTCCAATTCTGTATTTTTGAAGCCATCATCTAATCCTTTGGTCATTAGCTTGAACTGATTGCGAATGTCTATCAACTTGTTATTGATAGGAGTAGCAGAAAGCTGTAAAACTTTTACTTCTCGGGTTTTATTTTCAGGCATCAAAATTTCTTTGACTAAGAACTTATACCTTATAGATTTGTCATTTCTCAAATTATGGCTTTCATCAATCACAACTAATAATTTAGGTCTTGTTTTGAAATAACGGAGTGTGTGATCCCCATAACGGTCAAAACGCCCTTCTTGTAAGTCAGTATGGAAGCGTACAAAGTATTCGAGTTCATCTTTTTCAAATCGGCTTTTATTTCCAATTTTGTACTGTTGCCAGTTGTTAGCTAATTTTTTAGGACATAACAACAAAACCGTGTAGCCTTTGAGTTGAAAATACTTCATGACGGCTAATGCAGTCCAAGTTTTACCTAGTCCCACAGCATCGGCTAAAATGGCTCCGTTATACTTTTGAAGCATTTTAATTAAACTAATTACGCCTTTTTGTTGATAAGGAAATAGGGTTTTGTAGATAATAGTGTCCTCTAAATGAGCAATTTCACGCTTGAACTCTGGGTTAATTGAAAGTTCATTGATCTCATTTTTGAACATTTCATACAGGGTTTTGTAGTACAGTTCAAGGGGTGTGTATTGCTTATACAGGTTTTTTATCACTTCTATGATGTACTCTTTTACTTTAATTTGCGTGCCGTCATTTAGTTTGATTTTATCAGAAGCCTCTTTCCATTTTTGCTCAAACCACTGTTTGAGATTGTCAAATTCACTTTCATAATCGTGCTTACCAATATTTAGCTCAATATTTGAGCTTTCGGTTGTACCTAAGCCTGCTCCTGTAAGGTTAGAGCTGCCCACAATGAAGTAACTATGTCTTTTGTCATCATCCTTATAGAGATAGAGTTTGGCATGACAAAAATTTTTATCAATACGTTTTACTTCAACTTTATTTTGTTCTAAAAACGCTACTGCATTTTGGGCGGATGAGCTAAGCGAAAGTGCTGATAGAACATCTATCTCACCACTAAGCAGGTTGATGATTTTATCGATTTTGGCGTCTTCTTTCATCAAATTTGCCAAAATGAGTCTAAACTTTTGAACTGATTGCAGTTTCTGGTATAAAAAATTCAGTCCTTCAATTGAGAAAAAACCTGTTACAATGTCTAATTCTCCATCTTTAGTATTATCTATGATAAATTGAGACACTGCATTGTAATTTTGCTCTTTGAATTGGCTTTTATTGTCTAGTATCATATTTGTTCAAATTTTGTTTGACAAATATAGTATTTCGCAATACTTATCAAACTTTTTTGAGAAGTCAAAATAATTAGTAAGTTTATTTTTTTGGGCGTGCCCCTTGCTGCGCAAGGGTCGGGGCATTCCGCACTGCGCTTCGCTACGGTGCTCCGCTAACGCTGCGCACTGCCCTTGCGGGCATGCTCCATGCCCCTCACGCAGATTTTTTACCGTATTCAGTTATGTCTTTATCTTGTTTAGGGTTGAAACACAATTACTTACAAGCTAAAACTTTGTATAACAAAGAGAAAAAGGGTTGTTTCAAAGATCTATTGCGTGAGGCATGCGAAGGGCGTGCGTCAGCACGGTGCGTAGCGAAGCGAAGCACCGAAGCGATAGCGTAGCCCGTAGCACGCCGACCTTGTGGGCATGAGCGCAGCGAAACGCCCACAAGGACACGCCCAAAAAAATTAAATTCTAAACTTTATCTAAGCTGTCTTAATGTGGAATTTGTTCAAGAATCTTTGTAGCAATTTGATGCGTTGCATTAGGACGAGCAAATTTTACAATGTTGTTCGCAAGCGTTTCCATTATTACTTCGTGCTTTGCTAAATTGATAATCTCATTGACTAAATCCTCTTCGGCTTGAGCATCAGGTACAAGAATAGCTGCATTCTCATCCGAAAACTCTTTTGCGTTTTTGTATTGGTGATTTTCAGCAACGTTAGGTGAGGGTACTAAAATAGCCGCTTTTTGTACAATCGCTAATTCAGCTAGCGAAATGGCACCTGCGCGCGAAATGATAATATCTGCCGCAGCATAAGCTAAACGCATATCCTCAATAAATGGTAACACTCTAACATGCCCGGGATAATTTTTTTCGTACTGGTTGTAATATGGGTAGTGAACTTTACCTGTTTGCCAAATTATTTGCAAGTCATTTTGAACAAGCACACTAAGCCCCTTTGCAATAGCTTTGTTTATAGAACCTGCCCCTAAGCTTCCTCCAATTACTAAAATCGTTTTCTTGTTAGGTAAAAACTTAAAATAAGAAAGTCCCGCTTCTTTCGTTGCACCTAATATATCGGTCCGTACAGGATTGCCCGTGTAAATACATTTGTCTTTTGGAAAATACTCCATAGCCGCTTTTGAACCTACACATATTAAAGCAGCACGTTTTTTAAGCCATTTATTGGTTATTCCTGGAAAAGCATTAGCTTCGAGTAATACGATTGGGATATTCTTTCGTGAAGCCATGTATAGCAAAGGTCCTGCGACATAGCCCCCTGTTCCTACGACTATGGCAGGTTTGTATCGTTCAAGAATACGATGAGATTGAATCAGACTAAGCCCTATTTTGAAAGGTAAAGTAAGGTTTTTCCACCATTTTTTTCGCTGAATGCCCGAAATGTTAATTGCATCAATCTTATATCCGGCTTGGGTTACTTTTTCTATTTCCATTCCACCGACAGCACCTACAAAAGAAATGGTAATTTCAGGTTTGAGAGTCTTAATGTGATTAGCTACGGCTATGGCAGGGAATATGTGTCCTCCTGTACCTCCCCCAGCAAAAATAATGTGCATATTTGCAAAGGTACAGTAAAAATTAACATTGTGTTTTACTTTGTTTTTATTCGCTTGCGATTGTAAAAAATTCTTATTGTTTTTGTTGCTGTCAAAATTGAAAAAAGATTTTGACAAATATCAGAAATATGGGTAATTTTGCGGACTGTTTTAGATTATTATGTACGCAATTGTAGACATTGCTGGGCAGCAATTTAAGGTAACCAAAGACCAGGAACTCTTTGTGCATAAGCTCAAAGATGTAGCACCTGGCGCCCAAGTAGAGTTTAATAAGGTATTGCTCATAGAGGACAACGGCAACCTAAAAATCGGAATGCCTATTGTAGAGGGCGCAAAAGTAAAAGCCACAGTGTTAGAGCCTCTTATTAAAGGGGAAAAAATTATTGTGTTTAAGAAAAAAAGACGTAAAGGCTACAAACGTAAAAAAGGACATAGACAACAATTTTCAAAAATTGTTATTAACGATATTTCGTATTAAAGAAAGGAGGCTAAAATAAAATGGCACATAAAAAAGGAGAAGGTAGGTCTAAAAACGGACGCGAATCGCACAGCAAGCGACTAGGCGTAAAAATATTCGGAGGTCAGTTTGCCAAAGCAGGTAACATTATCGTACGCCAGAGAGGTACAAAGTACCATCCGAAAGATAATGTAGGTATGGGCAAAGACCATACGTTGTATGCCTTAGTGGATGGAATTGTAGTATTTAAGCGAGGATACAAAGGTAAGTCTTACGTGTCCGTAGTACCTGTACAAAACACACAAGCTTAACTTTACTTTTGTACCTTTTGAAAAAGCCTGCGAAGGATAAAAACTGCGAAATTCGCAGGCTTTTTTGCGTGAATTAAAAATTTTTTATTTCTTGGGCATGCCCCCCTTACTGCGCAAAGGTTGAGGCTTTCCGCACGTAGCCCACGGCATACCAAAATTGCCCATACCAGCGCAGCAAAGTATGGGCAAGGGCAATACTCAAAAGATAAAATCTAACATCAAATCACTTTCTTCTTTGTTGAATTTTTATTTGCCTGAAAGATGATACCTCACTCCCAAAGAACCTTGCAACCACACACTCGGATTATCCACTAATTCCAAAAAAATGTTGATATCTCCCATAATAGAAAGGGGCAAGTCTTCAAATTTATACTCTAAGCCGATAGTTCCATCTATACCTAAATCAATGTCAGTTACTCGTTCGCCTGTTACATATATCCAACCAGAACCAGGAGTAGGTTTGTACCGATAATCATACCGATAAGTTTGACTACGAAATTGCAATCCTCCTCCTGCGTACCAAGCTAGACCTTCGGTATCTTCACCTGCAAAAGTATTGATAGGATTTTGTAGATAAAAGTGCAGTTGCATAGTTATAGGCGTAGAACGGCGATAAGCTAAGTACTGCACTTCATGGTAACCGTATTTTTTACCTTTGTACCAATCGTAAAAGTACTTTTCATGCGGGTGGGTGTAAAACATGTATGTTCTACCTATGTTAAGCTCTATAGCCGTTTTGCCCATAAATTTTTTGGCTGTAAGTCCCGTAGGGTCGCCTAATCTTAAACCTATCGCCCAATCTTCTTGGGCTTGTGAGTAAAGATAAATGACTATTAGACAGATAATAGAAAAGATACGCTTCATAGGCTTTGCAAAGTTAAAATGTTAATCTTTAATTTCTTCTTGCACTCTTTGAATAAATTCCTGTATTGAATACATTCCCAAATCACCTTCTTTTCGTTTGCGAATGGAAATTAAGTTCTCGTTTGCTTCTTTTTCACCTATAATCAGCATGTAAGGAATTTTTTGCAATTCTGCATCACGAATTTTTTTGCCAATTTTTTCATTACGTAAGTCAACAATTACTCTTATGTTTGCTTGCTCTAATACTTTTTTTACTTGCAGAGTGTAAGCTTCAAATTTTTCACTAATAGGAAGTAGAATAGCTTGTTCAGGGGCTAACCAAAGTGGAAAATCACCTGCACAGTGTTCAATCAAAACGCCGATGAACCTTTCTAATGAACCAAAGGGCGCTCTATGGAGCATCACAGGTCTTTTTTTAGTTCCATCAGGGGCTACATATTCTAATCCAAATCGTTCAGGTAATTGGTAGTCTACTTGAATAGTACCTAATTGCCACTTTCTACCAATAGCATCTTTTACCATAAAATCCAATTTAGGTCCATAAAAAGCCGCCTCGCCGTATTCAGTAACTGTTTTCATGTTTACTTCGGCTACTGCATCTATGATAGCTTGTTCAGCTTTGTTCCATTGCTCATCTGTACCGATGTATTTATCTCTGTTATTTTTGTCCCTTAGTGAAATTTGTGCAGTATATTCAGTGAAGTTTAATTTATTCAAAACTTTTTGTACCAACTTGACTACGGCAATAAACTCCCCCTTAACCTGCTCTTCTGTACAAAAAATATGAGCATCATCTTGGGTAAAGCCGCGCACACGTGTCAGACCGTTGAGTTCGCCGCTTTGTTCGTACCGATAAACAGTTCCGAATTCGGCAATGCGCAAAGGTAAGTCTCTGTACGAACGAGGCTTGCTTTTATAGATTTCAATATGATGTGGGCAGTTCATAGGTTTAAGAAAAAATGTATCCCCAGGGGATTGTATGGGCTGAAAGCTGTCTGCACCGTATTTTTCTAAATGTCCTGAAATTTTATACAGTTCAGTTTTAGCTATATGGGGGGTTGCTACTAGTT harbors:
- a CDS encoding N-6 DNA methylase codes for the protein MNLLLFHRSNLFDACLDLFKQLNVEIHQTTAQPVPVEMVFKHRYSDFSPILEPIKDLFIIGIIKDQIFQQTSLFDTTIIDPTLLLQQNEKYEGIFVLALELNKYPSRKEIANLARAFNQIAEQVPVLLLLRYMHEGNTFLSMAITERLQYLQSWRAGEKIGKVAILRDINVQNPHAGHIRILQDLVKPNNISTFAQLHTHWNQVLSTETLNKKFFQELSDWYFAALEHISFPTDLSQDTQNANAVHLIRLITRLIFVWFLKEKQLVPEFLFNPQFLNSILKDFNKNRQSSIYYNAILQNLFFATLNQKMDERKFAKQAHLNVNKEHYGVKNLYRYADLFTIPEDKVLQLFKDIPFLNGGLFDCLDKMNSEGKVIYVDGFSRNPAKRAKVPDFLFFEPEWQADLSSYYGQSAVRKVKGLIPLLQSYKFTVIENTPIEEEIALDPELLGKVFENLLANYNPETQTTARKQTGSFYTPREIVDYMVDATLFQYLKQQFEPDAPQLDQRLYQLLSFKPIPNDLFQESEIIRIVQAIDNCKIIDPACGSGAFLMGVLLKLVHILQKIDPSNKYWKELQSQKALNELKQVLSLNSKELRDQRMAEINDIFENNTNDYGRKLYLIQNCIYGVDIQPIAVQIAKLRFFISLIIDQKTKPDQENLGIRSLPNLETKFIAADFLLPLHKPTQTQLRNPIIEQKENQLKQIRLKYFGATTRKQKLDLQQQDQALRQEIKQLLEKDNWNTESAQKIAQFDPYDQNTSNDWFDPEWMFGLNAGFDIVIGNPPYIQLQKEQGKLAQRYQAKKDKKTNAIIFEYKTFERTGDIYTLFYERGIQLLKPNGLLCYITSNKWMRAGYGQKLRSFFTQFNPILLIDLGPGVFESATVDTNILLIQNHKPQKFHLLALNLQKTDAQTIHQQVQQNAVVLNTLTKDAWFIGSSVEQRLKQKIENIGKPLKNWDINIYYGIKTGLNEAFIITTAQREAILDQCKTQEERERTQSIIKPILRGRDIKRYYYEWAELWIIFIPWHFPLHEDPSIEGASQKAEVEFQKNFPVLYNHFLNFKEALYQRNKAETGIRYEWYALQRAAATYYPEFEKEKVVWAEIVRSPQFYYDTEGFFVEATSFLMTGNNLRYLCGMLNSYATSFFFKSWYAGGGLGESGFRYKKAFLEQLPIPLVTEQNKNIVKKLETLVEQVIYLRKQNSKANTLEYEREIDSLVYQLYDLTQEEIAIIEGKR
- a CDS encoding helicase-related protein translates to MILDNKSQFKEQNYNAVSQFIIDNTKDGELDIVTGFFSIEGLNFLYQKLQSVQKFRLILANLMKEDAKIDKIINLLSGEIDVLSALSLSSSAQNAVAFLEQNKVEVKRIDKNFCHAKLYLYKDDDKRHSYFIVGSSNLTGAGLGTTESSNIELNIGKHDYESEFDNLKQWFEQKWKEASDKIKLNDGTQIKVKEYIIEVIKNLYKQYTPLELYYKTLYEMFKNEINELSINPEFKREIAHLEDTIIYKTLFPYQQKGVISLIKMLQKYNGAILADAVGLGKTWTALAVMKYFQLKGYTVLLLCPKKLANNWQQYKIGNKSRFEKDELEYFVRFHTDLQEGRFDRYGDHTLRYFKTRPKLLVVIDESHNLRNDKSIRYKFLVKEILMPENKTREVKVLQLSATPINNKLIDIRNQFKLMTKGLDDGFKNTELDIGSLEAIFRIAQQEFNQWAKLKNKTIADFIAKLPKKFEKLTDTLIVARTRQMIQNEFGEMNFPKKQAPINEFVTPEHIGTLNSFNDILDAIKINLTAYRPADYIKNLKPKSILEDEQQRQKFLVKMMYILLIKRLESSWFSFKITVENILKHHINALDKVNRFIQTKIDASIEEEFSEEEIEQIEDTASEIDGPDEEEEHFMLGKKNPIHLSEITDISLFKTHLEKDIEKLQSLKANLDAYLADFEAGKVNDPKLDRLIWHIQNKPKESQNKKVLIFTAYTDTAKFLYQQLTKRGIKNTAFVSGSISQTYDNYIGSKFEPILERFAPYTKLYKEKDWSELYEKIQLPDEYKTTTGKWEVSYEQWLEIIEKHDKETYEKIQNPIDVLVATDCLSEGQNLQDCDMVINYDIHWNPVRLIQRIGRIDRIGSPNSTIWGINFWPGKNYEDYLQLKKRVEDRMAAMTTVGTEVETITPELQKIIEENPLVTRQTQKMLEQLQATWEDVETSEESLGLNDFSLEQFRQELFDYFKKNEEIFKKMPNGIFTGFKLLSNTRWANLTQDSIVAVLGYPKRPEGKTEHTYQEIYLLHQTIEGTPNAPTFLNDHEILHLLRHHKSQLRYVPADIEKGDKQLLEKLKNAILCCLKNQVAPTAAEQLGEMFKGTISIKNLPNQKLEEKFSPEQLDLINWFYISAK
- the murG gene encoding undecaprenyldiphospho-muramoylpentapeptide beta-N-acetylglucosaminyltransferase translates to MHIIFAGGGTGGHIFPAIAVANHIKTLKPEITISFVGAVGGMEIEKVTQAGYKIDAINISGIQRKKWWKNLTLPFKIGLSLIQSHRILERYKPAIVVGTGGYVAGPLLYMASRKNIPIVLLEANAFPGITNKWLKKRAALICVGSKAAMEYFPKDKCIYTGNPVRTDILGATKEAGLSYFKFLPNKKTILVIGGSLGAGSINKAIAKGLSVLVQNDLQIIWQTGKVHYPYYNQYEKNYPGHVRVLPFIEDMRLAYAAADIIISRAGAISLAELAIVQKAAILVPSPNVAENHQYKNAKEFSDENAAILVPDAQAEEDLVNEIINLAKHEVIMETLANNIVKFARPNATHQIATKILEQIPH
- the rplU gene encoding 50S ribosomal protein L21, which produces MYAIVDIAGQQFKVTKDQELFVHKLKDVAPGAQVEFNKVLLIEDNGNLKIGMPIVEGAKVKATVLEPLIKGEKIIVFKKKRRKGYKRKKGHRQQFSKIVINDISY
- the rpmA gene encoding 50S ribosomal protein L27, translating into MAHKKGEGRSKNGRESHSKRLGVKIFGGQFAKAGNIIVRQRGTKYHPKDNVGMGKDHTLYALVDGIVVFKRGYKGKSYVSVVPVQNTQA
- the thrS gene encoding threonine--tRNA ligase, giving the protein MIQVTLPDGSIREYEQGITPMQIAQSISESLARNVLCAKVDDDVVDANTPLQQNCTLRLLTWNDEEGKQTFWHSSAHLMAEALEALYPGVKFGVGPALENGGFYYDVDLGGREFSQEHFKALEDKMLECAKKNSEYKRIPISKADAIAYFHQKGDEYKLDLLENLEDGKITFYTQGNFTDLCRGPHIPHTGYIKAVKILSVSGAYWKGDEKNKQLTRIYGITFPKKSELDEYLAQLEEAKKRDHRKIGKEMELFTFSDYVGGGLPLWLPRGFKLRQNLIDFMTKQLYEGGYQLVATPHIAKTELYKISGHLEKYGADSFQPIQSPGDTFFLKPMNCPHHIEIYKSKPRSYRDLPLRIAEFGTVYRYEQSGELNGLTRVRGFTQDDAHIFCTEEQVKGEFIAVVKLVQKVLNKLNFTEYTAQISLRDKNNRDKYIGTDEQWNKAEQAIIDAVAEVNMKTVTEYGEAAFYGPKLDFMVKDAIGRKWQLGTIQVDYQLPERFGLEYVAPDGTKKRPVMLHRAPFGSLERFIGVLIEHCAGDFPLWLAPEQAILLPISEKFEAYTLQVKKVLEQANIRVIVDLRNEKIGKKIRDAELQKIPYMLIIGEKEANENLISIRKRKEGDLGMYSIQEFIQRVQEEIKD